A window of Exiguobacterium sp. Helios genomic DNA:
GTACCGGTTGTGTTTCGCCCGACATCGGACCGCCCACTTCGTTGCCAGCGGTCCTTCATAACGATGGATTTGGTTCAACAACCGTCCTGTCTCTTGACCGAGTCGATACTCGCCGGCTCGACCAAGCGGTACACAATCCTGGATCGTCGAACCGGTCAGGAAACGGTAACGGCTGTAACAGACAGATCCTTCCGGAAGCTGATTCAGGTCGAGTGGTTCCGGGACCGGCAGTCCGTCTTGTTTCAGTTGCCGTAAAATCTCAAACTCCCGTTCTTTCTGTCGAAATGATGTGAGCGGAGCCGTATGGAGAATTGATAGTCCGCTTTCGTCACGGGCTGTATATTTCGGTGAAGCGGAGTAGCGCGTTGGCAGACGGGTCCAGCCGGTCAGATGCCGGAGTTCCGGTTGCTGTTGCAATAGCTGAACGAGTACATCCATCGCAGGTTCTCCTTTCTTCCAGGCAAGCATCAAAAAACAGCAGGGAATCTTCCCTGCTGTTATGATTCGGACGGTTGTCCGGGAATATAAGCGGAAATGATTCCTAACAGATCGGCATAGGCTTGTTCAAAATCGATGTTTTCAATCATGTAATCATAATGATCCCGTTCTTTCCAGGCATCAGCATAATCGACGAGCCGTGCTTCAAATTCCGGGGTATCCCCCCGCATCAGCAACCGCTCCTTCATCAAATCCGGCGGAACGGAGACGAAAATCGTGATGACGTGGTCGGCATACAACGTCTTGAACGCTGTTGCCCCTTTCGGATCAATATCCTTGATGACGATTCCATCCGTCGCCAAAATTTCTTCATACGCCTTTCGTGGTGTACCGTACCATGCCCGGTGTACATGGGCATACTCAATGAATCCGTTCTCCTGGATCAATTGTTGGAACGTCTTGACGTCAACGAAATGATAACTTTCTCCGTCATGTTCCGTCGGACGTTTCGGTCGTGTCGTCACGGACGGAATAAAGCGGACCCGTTCATATTCCTGGCGTAAGCGTTTGATCAAGGAAGATTTCCCGCTGCCCGATCCACCAATCAACAGAATGATTTTACCTGACATCGTGATCCTCCTTTTGTTGTTGTACTGTCATGAAATAGCTTGAAAAGCGAAGCGCAAATTGTTCCAGTTCACTGTCTTCGATCACCCCGTAAATCGGGCGGATGACGACGAGGTACCGGTCATACGTTAAAATCCGGGATACGTCATTTCGGGTCATCTGAACATTTTTTTCGGGATAACTCGCGACGAAATACCAATCGACGGCAATACGGGTCGGTGTCGGACTGGAATAAATCCAGGTTTCGCTCGAACGATTGTGCTCGAGCGTGCTGGTACGGGCAAACCGTTGTACCATCTTTAATTCGGTTTTTGCGTCGCGGAGTCCTGCCTGAAAATCATCCGGTCGCGTCACTGATTCCTCGACCTGTTTCGGTTTTGGTGCCGGCAGACTGGCAAAACCAATCTGCAGACCGATGACGAGTGCGACCAATGACGCTAAAATGATGAACAGATGCTCCTTCCGCATGACGCTACCTCCTTATGGGATGGATAGACTTTTCTGAAATGCTTGTGGATCGTTGACGATGACGGCGTCAATCCCGATGTCGATCATCCGTCTGACATCGTCAGCCGATTTCGGCGTATAAACCCGGACCTCAATCCCGGCTTGATGGGCAAGGATGACATCTTCTCGCGTCACCCGGCGGTAATCCGGATGAATCGCCTTTGCCCCGAGCAGGATGGCTTGCTGCTCCGGATGGTACAACGGATACGGATAGAGAATCGCTGTCTCGATCGTCGGATCAAGTTCCCGGACGGTCGCGACCGAGTAATGATTAAACGAACTCAAAATCAGGCGGTCGTTCGAAATGCCGTGGGCGCGACACCGTTCGAGTGTGTATGCTTCGATTCCGGGATACCGGATCGTATCCGTCTTCAGCTCGATGTTGAGCAAAAGCTGTGTCGGTGCAAGCAGGGTCAGTACTTCATCAAGCGTCGGAATCGTCGTTTGAACCGGTCCGCCGTCTCCTTTGAACCGGGCTCCGGCGTTGAGCTGCTTCAGTTCAGCGAGCGTCAAATCGACGACCCGCCCTGTTCCGTTCGTCGTCCGGTTCACCGTCTCATCATGAATGATGACTCCGACTCCGTCACGTGAAAAGTGAACATCGAATTCAATACCGTCGACGTACGGGATTGCCGCTTCTATCGCTTCGAGCGTATTTTCCGGAAACCGGTCACTCGCTCCGCGATGGGCGAACCAGCGCATCATAATGCTTCGACGACCCGTGTATATTTTGCCGTCAAGTAGTTGATCAACGGCTGGACGGAAATCGATTGTCCGGTTGCCGCCTGAATCAGCTCCGCCGGTGTCTTCGCTTTTCCGTGCCGGTGAATGTTGATGTTCAACCATTCCTTGATGGGTGCCAGTGTTCCGTCGGCGATCAGTTGATCGACATCATTGACGTCATCGCGCAATGCTTCGTTCAGTTGAGCGCTGTAGACGAGACCGAGCGCATAACTCGGGAAGTAACCGAACGATCCGCCGGACCAGTGGACATCCTGCAGAACACCTTTTGCATTGGACGGGACATCGACTCCGAGGTATTCCTTGTACAGTCGGTTCCATTCCGCCGGTAAGTCTTTGACTTCGAGTTCGCCCGTAATCAGACGTTTTTCGAGTTCGTAGCGGATGATGATATGCAAAGCATACGTCAATTCGTCCGCTTCGATCCGGATTAGTGACGGTTTGACTTCGTTGACCGCGGCATAAAACGTCTCGAACGGCACGTCCGTCAATGAAGGAATCGCTCGTTGCAGACCGGCATAGCGGGCCGACAGGAATCCTTGATTCCGGCCGATGAAATTCTCAAAGAACAACGACTGCGATTCATGGATCCCCATCGAAGCCCCGTCCCCGAGTCCGAGCGTATCGAGATTCGGATCAATTCCTTGTTCATATGTTGCGTGTCCGGCTTCATGCATCGTTCCGAAAACCGAATTGCGGTAATCCGCTTCATCGTACTTTGTCGTGACGCGGGCATCTTTACGATTGATCGTCGTCTGGAACGGATGAACGGTCTCATCCAGTCGTCCCGCCGTGAAGTCATAACCGATGTCCTGCAGCCACTCGTGATTCAATCGAATCTGTGTCTCGCGGTCGGCTGACCAGTCGAGTGTCGGGAATGTTTTTCCGTCGAGTTGTTGCAGGAGTGTGATGATCGCTTGACGGAGTTCTGCAAACAACGGATCGAGTTCTGCGACCGTCATCCCCGGCTCGTAATCATGTAGCAACGCATCGTACGGATGGTTGTCATATCCCCAGTACTCGACGAACTTCCGTTCCATCGCGACAATCTTTTCCAGGTAAGGTGCAAACAAGTCCCAATCATCCGCGTCCTTCGCCTTCTCCCAGACACTTTCCGCTTCCGAAATTAACGTGATGAATGTCTGGTATTCCGCTTCCGGAATCTTCGAGTCCCGGTCGTACGCTTGTTTTGCTTTGGCATAGGAGACGGCTTCCACACCCGTCAACGCTTCTTGCCCCATCGCTTCAAGCAACGTTTGATATGCTGTTCCCGTCCGGCGGCGGAAACTTTCCGTCGATAAGAAGCCGATTGATTTCGAACGGTTGTCGGCGGATTGTTCCGGCATGTATGTCCGCATGTCCCAATAGAGTAAAGCAACAGCTTCATCGTATGCCCGAAGCGCCTCAAAATGGTCACGCCATTGTTGTAAAGTCGTCATTAAAATGCCCCCTTGAGCTAAGTAGTATCCGTACGTTTTCAGCATATCACAAAATGTTCAAAACTTTCACACAGGAGCCGTTTTATGAAACCATCCGCGGTCAAACGTCGTATAATATAAAAGAAGAGAAAGGAAGTGGCATGTGTGAAGATAGATTCCGAACTGGCTTTTGCCATCCATCTGGCCGAGACGCCGGAGGGATTTACGGTGACGTCCTATCCGGAACAACTCGAATGGATTGGAACAGGTCGCAGTGCCTTTGTATTTCGAGTCACTGGAACCGACCGGGTCATCAAAAAGTTTTTCCCCTCGCACCGACATCTTGCAGCAATCGAAGGGTCGATTTATGAACAATTAAGTCCCTTTGCGACGTATGCGAAACAGTATGAATACGGGACTGACTACCTCGTCATCGAATACATCGAAGGACAAACGTTGTTTGAGTGTTTGATCAGCGGGACACTCATCACGGACGATGTCATCCAAACGGTCGATCGGGCTTTAGCTGAAGCACGTTCCGTCGGTTTGAATCCATCTGACATTCATTTACGAAACATTCTCTTGACGCCGACCGGGACACGGATCATCGACGTCGCCCGATTCCGTCAGACCGATCCGTGCACGCAATGGGATGATTTAAAGCGCGCTTATCACTATTTTTATGCGAAGGCGTATTTCCCGAAACGTTTTTCCGAGTCTTTTTTGAATACAATCGCGGACGTCTACAAAGGACGATTGTTCGAATCGATGCGAAAGACGGGGTAAACCAAAACGACCGACAATCCAGTGACTGTCGGTCGTTGTTTTACATACAACTTCAATATTTTAACTGAAATGGAGTGATTTTCAAATGAAGCGTTGGCAAAAAGTCGGGCTGTGGATTGGTGGATCCGTACTCACCTTGTTAATCGTCTTATCCCTGCTGTCGCCGGTCGTATTTTCGAACGATACCGAGAGCGGCGCCATCCGCCATTATTTGTATGAACAGGGTCATCCGTATCAGAGTTACACCGTCATCCTCGACAAACGAATGGTCGATCCGAACTACGGTCGGATGTATGATGTCGTGTGGTACGACTATGACAGTGAAACCGGCATGACCCCGACGATCTGTTACAGTAAAAAACGGCGCAACACTATAGCGTCAGCTGCGGAACGGGTCCTTGAAGGATTCGTTTTTTTTTGAACATTTTTCTTTTTTTACCTGTTACGACAGCTGATGGTTTGGAAGGAGTAGAATCGATCGTGTCCGTATGAAATTATTTTATACAATCATTACGGGAATTGAAATAAAATTAACGGACTCGTCTCGCTCGGCAGAGGCTTGCAAGTAACGTCAAGACAACCAGCACCGCCGTTTTTGGAATTCCTCGTTTCATCGTCCAATCCCCCTTTTTAAAGAATCGCGTTCGCAATCAGCAAGTCAATTTTACGGACATCGACCTTTTTGTTGAGATTGATTTTGATCGTTCCGGCCCGTGTAAACAATTGGACTTCCGAATTGATGTCAAACATGCCGCCGGCGTTTTCCGTTGAATACATGTTAATTGATTTATAAGGAATCGAATAGACTTCGACCTTTTTGCCCGTCAATCCTTGCGCGTCCCGAATGATCAGCCGGTGTGTCGTAAAAATCGCGACGTCCCGGATCGTCTTATATGCGGACAACGCTTGTTCGCCTTGAATCAATAATCCTGTTACGTCTTGCGGGATGTCACACTCGGAGACGAAGGTCCATGCGAGTTGGCTCAGTGGATTACTCATCAAACATCGCCTGCTTTCTGCTTTTAATTTTGCTTACCTGTCTAGGATATCCGATTTCTCTACCTTTACCAAGTCATGTGAAATGTCCGGCTTCACTCGCGAAAATGCAGCCGAAACAAAATCATACCGGCGAGTAAAACGGCCTGTGTCTCAAGATCCGGGACATCAAACGTCAGCAGATGCCGTTTTCGGTGACTTGCCGCAATCGTTTTCTTATCGCGTCTCACTTCAATCCGTCGGGATAACCGGGGCGAGCGGATCTGATACGTCTCGCCACGGTACGTCATCCTCAGTACTTCAGTGAATTCGACGGCGTGCAGGACCGTATTTTCGGTTTTAATGTCGCCGACGGTTTCGCCGCCTTCTTCGATCGTCCATTCGGTCTGATTGCTCCACAGTCGTTGACCGGTTTTTTCCTCGAATCGGAGTTCACGCTGCGAAAGATCAAAAACGAGGTTCAGAAAAAAATTCTCCACTTTCGGAAAAGCGACGAACCAGCGGTGCCAGACCTGTTTAAACGTCCGACGGTAGGAACCGACGACCGTATCTGCCCGGTAGATTTGTTTGATCCCCGTCGATTGCCGGTCACTGAGACGCGACGTGTAACCGGTTCCGCTTCCGTTGAATGCCGCATCTTGTTTTTGTTGCCACCGTTCCACCCAAAAAAGCAACAGCGCTGCCGGGAGAAAAACGAAGACACTCCCCCACTCCGTTAAGCGGAAGATGTCAAAATACAGTCCCCGCGCCGTCAGAGCAACGACACCGAGCACAAACATGCCGATACAATAGATCATTTCCCTGCTCCTTTCCTGGTGAGACCTGATTTTCAGTCTTCTGACTTTATGCTAATCGAAGGAATCTGACGCAGCAACGTTTTTTCCTTTCTTCTTCCACCAAAAGAATTTTAACATCCATTTTTCAGTTAAAATGTAGGAGATGTAACCGATTGGTCGAAATAAATACAATAGAAGTTTTTCATCCCCACCGTTCACATTTTGCAAGGAGGTCGATCCATGTTATTCCTATTGCTCGTTAAAGCGTCAAACCGCTCTGAAGCCGATCTGTTTCCGGATCCACTCCTTCAGGAAGCGATGGCCGCCTTTAACCGGGACCTGGTCGAAGCCGGGGTCCGGGTCATGGCAAAAGGACTGCACCCGACGCGGGAAGCCGTTCGCTTTTCGTTTCACCAACCAAATGAAGAACCGGACGTCACATCCGGACCGTTTGAACCGTCGGCGGATCAATTGGCAGGATTTATTTTGATCGATGTGGCGTCAAGAGAGGAAGCGATCACTTGGGCCAGACGTATGCCGGATCCGCAAGGTCACGGCGAAGGACAAATCGAGTTACGCCAAGTTTTTGAATGAAGGGAAATGAATTCATGCTTAGTTATAAAAACAGTACGAAGGTTATTCAAGACAGTCAGACTGTCACCGCGATTCTCTCGGTCGGGGCAACCGAACAGTTCGGACCGTATCTGCCGATGCATCTTGATACATTGATTGCCGAGCACCAGGCCGCTGTTTTCGGTGAACGGTTAAACGCCTATGTCTTACCGACACTGCCGTTTAACACCTCCGAAGAACATGCCAATCAAATCGGGACCGTCACCGTCAGTCCGACGGTGATCTCAATGATGCTCGAAGAAATCATCGTCAATCTGTACCGGCAAGGGTTCACTCGATTCATCCTTTGCAACGGGCACGGAGGGGCATACTGGGAATCGGCATTCGTCAAACAGATTAACTTTAAATATCCGGAGCTCGTCGTCATCACGACGCACCGCTACCGGGCATTTGAGGAAGCGTTGGACGCGGCGGGACTTGCGGAATTAAACGAACGGCACGGCGGTCTGTTGTCCGTCGCAACCGGGATGTGGCTTTGTCCGAATCTCGTTGACCTGCAACCGATGGGCGGGGACGTTCCGCTGTCCCATTATCCGGTCGCCGATTATGTCTTTTGGGATCAACTGGCGACGGACGGTTGTTGGGGAAGCTTTGAACCCGGTGTCTATTCGCCGGACGAACTCGCAACCATCGGTGAGACGTTTTGGACTACCTTTACTGAAAAACGGGCGGAACACTTGAAAGAAACACTTACGACGGCGGTCCGCCTGCGAAACCTGCCGGGAAGAAATGAGGACTAATGATGAACGAAACGATTCGGACACACGACGTTCTGTTGCAGATGCTTGACGCTTTACTCCGGGAACCGACCGCCTTTTGGGACGGCTTTTATGCCGACCGGACGAAACGGACGAGAATCTGGTCCGCTACGTCGAACAACTTGAGATTCCGGTGAACCGGGTGCCTACGATTTTGTCTATGATTCCGGCTGCTTTCATCATATCGCCCCGCACCGCCGACCCAACTACATCCGGATCGTCTCGGATGCCCTGCGGCCGGGCGGCTGTTTTGCTTTGACCTGTTTCGTCGAAGGCGGACAGTACGGCGGATCCTATATGATGGACTGGGATGTTTACCAAGAACTGAGCCTGCACGGCGGTCTCGGCTTCACGGAAGAGAAACTGCGGTCAATTTTCGAACCGTTCGACATCCGTTTGATGCAGGAGGCCGCTCCGACCGCTTCCGTCTTCGGACTATCCGGCCTGTGGACCGCCCTGTTCCGGAA
This region includes:
- a CDS encoding guanylate kinase, with product MSGKIILLIGGSGSGKSSLIKRLRQEYERVRFIPSVTTRPKRPTEHDGESYHFVDVKTFQQLIQENGFIEYAHVHRAWYGTPRKAYEEILATDGIVIKDIDPKGATAFKTLYADHVITIFVSVPPDLMKERLLMRGDTPEFEARLVDYADAWKERDHYDYMIENIDFEQAYADLLGIISAYIPGQPSES
- a CDS encoding glycerophosphodiester phosphodiesterase — translated: MMRWFAHRGASDRFPENTLEAIEAAIPYVDGIEFDVHFSRDGVGVIIHDETVNRTTNGTGRVVDLTLAELKQLNAGARFKGDGGPVQTTIPTLDEVLTLLAPTQLLLNIELKTDTIRYPGIEAYTLERCRAHGISNDRLILSSFNHYSVATVRELDPTIETAILYPYPLYHPEQQAILLGAKAIHPDYRRVTREDVILAHQAGIEVRVYTPKSADDVRRMIDIGIDAVIVNDPQAFQKSLSIP
- a CDS encoding serine/threonine protein kinase is translated as MKIDSELAFAIHLAETPEGFTVTSYPEQLEWIGTGRSAFVFRVTGTDRVIKKFFPSHRHLAAIEGSIYEQLSPFATYAKQYEYGTDYLVIEYIEGQTLFECLISGTLITDDVIQTVDRALAEARSVGLNPSDIHLRNILLTPTGTRIIDVARFRQTDPCTQWDDLKRAYHYFYAKAYFPKRFSESFLNTIADVYKGRLFESMRKTG
- a CDS encoding PH domain-containing protein, which produces MSNPLSQLAWTFVSECDIPQDVTGLLIQGEQALSAYKTIRDVAIFTTHRLIIRDAQGLTGKKVEVYSIPYKSINMYSTENAGGMFDINSEVQLFTRAGTIKINLNKKVDVRKIDLLIANAIL
- a CDS encoding YciI family protein is translated as MLFLLLVKASNRSEADLFPDPLLQEAMAAFNRDLVEAGVRVMAKGLHPTREAVRFSFHQPNEEPDVTSGPFEPSADQLAGFILIDVASREEAITWARRMPDPQGHGEGQIELRQVFE
- a CDS encoding carboxypeptidase M32, with amino-acid sequence MTTLQQWRDHFEALRAYDEAVALLYWDMRTYMPEQSADNRSKSIGFLSTESFRRRTGTAYQTLLEAMGQEALTGVEAVSYAKAKQAYDRDSKIPEAEYQTFITLISEAESVWEKAKDADDWDLFAPYLEKIVAMERKFVEYWGYDNHPYDALLHDYEPGMTVAELDPLFAELRQAIITLLQQLDGKTFPTLDWSADRETQIRLNHEWLQDIGYDFTAGRLDETVHPFQTTINRKDARVTTKYDEADYRNSVFGTMHEAGHATYEQGIDPNLDTLGLGDGASMGIHESQSLFFENFIGRNQGFLSARYAGLQRAIPSLTDVPFETFYAAVNEVKPSLIRIEADELTYALHIIIRYELEKRLITGELEVKDLPAEWNRLYKEYLGVDVPSNAKGVLQDVHWSGGSFGYFPSYALGLVYSAQLNEALRDDVNDVDQLIADGTLAPIKEWLNINIHRHGKAKTPAELIQAATGQSISVQPLINYLTAKYTRVVEAL
- a CDS encoding creatininase family protein, which translates into the protein MLSYKNSTKVIQDSQTVTAILSVGATEQFGPYLPMHLDTLIAEHQAAVFGERLNAYVLPTLPFNTSEEHANQIGTVTVSPTVISMMLEEIIVNLYRQGFTRFILCNGHGGAYWESAFVKQINFKYPELVVITTHRYRAFEEALDAAGLAELNERHGGLLSVATGMWLCPNLVDLQPMGGDVPLSHYPVADYVFWDQLATDGCWGSFEPGVYSPDELATIGETFWTTFTEKRAEHLKETLTTAVRLRNLPGRNED